One part of the Deinococcus aquaedulcis genome encodes these proteins:
- the galK gene encoding galactokinase, with product MTTFEATFGQPPELSAQAPGRVNLLGEHTDYQGGFVLPTAIPQVTTVTVGRNGTAEHHVYAADLDQHATFPVGENAQAPFARYVAGALALGGASGGLNVHVTSNVPMGAGLSSSAALEVAVLRALRLLGDLTADDERIALIAQRVEHDYVGVQCGIMDQMASSVADEHTLLLLDTRSLERRTLPLPAGTQVLVLDSGVPRQLAESGYNERRAQVEEAARLLGVPQLRDVTDVAALDALPSPLRERARHVVTENARVLAAVEDGVDEVRFGTLMNASHASLRDDYAVSHPRVDELVAALQGHPRVYGARMTGAGFGGAVVALVRDGHAGAVAQAVLADYGPQGRQVVP from the coding sequence ATGACCACTTTTGAGGCCACCTTTGGCCAGCCCCCCGAGCTGAGCGCCCAGGCGCCGGGCCGGGTGAACCTGCTGGGCGAACATACCGATTACCAGGGGGGCTTCGTGCTGCCCACCGCCATTCCACAGGTCACCACGGTGACCGTGGGGCGCAACGGGACCGCCGAGCACCATGTGTACGCCGCCGACCTGGACCAGCACGCCACGTTCCCGGTGGGCGAGAACGCCCAGGCGCCGTTTGCCCGCTACGTGGCCGGGGCCCTGGCGCTGGGCGGCGCCAGCGGCGGGCTGAACGTGCATGTCACGTCCAACGTGCCGATGGGCGCGGGGCTCAGCAGCAGCGCGGCGCTGGAGGTGGCGGTGCTGCGCGCCCTGCGCCTGCTGGGCGACCTGACGGCCGACGACGAACGCATTGCCCTGATCGCCCAGCGCGTGGAACACGATTACGTGGGCGTGCAGTGCGGGATCATGGACCAGATGGCCAGCAGCGTGGCCGACGAACACACCCTGCTGCTGCTGGACACCCGCAGCTTGGAGCGCCGCACCCTGCCCCTGCCCGCCGGCACGCAGGTGCTGGTGCTGGACAGCGGCGTGCCGCGCCAGCTGGCCGAAAGCGGCTACAACGAACGCCGCGCGCAGGTGGAAGAAGCCGCCCGCCTGCTGGGCGTGCCCCAGCTGCGCGACGTGACGGATGTGGCGGCGCTGGACGCCCTGCCCTCGCCGCTGCGTGAGCGGGCCCGCCACGTGGTCACCGAAAATGCCCGTGTGCTGGCCGCTGTGGAAGATGGGGTGGATGAGGTGCGCTTTGGCACCCTGATGAACGCCAGCCACGCCAGCCTGCGCGACGACTACGCGGTGAGCCACCCCCGCGTGGACGAACTGGTGGCGGCCCTGCAGGGCCATCCGCGCGTGTACGGCGCCCGCATGACCGGCGCGGGTTTTGGCGGCGCCGTGGTGGCCCTGGTGCGCGACGGCCACGCCGGGGCGGTGGCTCAGGCGGTGCTGGCCGACTATGGCCCGCAGGGCCGGCAAGTGGTGCCGTAA
- the galT gene encoding galactose-1-phosphate uridylyltransferase codes for MADPIPSPTALYAADFTKPDGRALTLYGLRPVRVTAAIPSPSPEPVDARPVLRWHPLRGEWVMYAAHRLNRTFLPPPEYNPLAPTTDPEHPTELPTGEYDIAVFDNRFPSLSLGAPDPEGGPAQTRAGVGACEVVVFSQDARGRLADLSEAQLDLLLSVWADRTTRLGATGRIQSVLCFENRGVEVGVTLHHPHGQIYAYDHLPPVQARMLAQAEAYHAEHGRPWLADFVAQERESRERVVLDGGAALSVVPPFARYSFETWIVPVRPVSLLADLTAPERAAFARVLKDTLLRLDGLFGVRMPYLLTVHQAPLDGPHPAFPLHIELYPYLRAPGRMKYLAGTEQGAGEFANDKFPETAAAELRAVNPDAGAAL; via the coding sequence ATGGCTGACCCCATTCCGTCCCCCACGGCCCTGTACGCCGCCGATTTCACCAAGCCCGATGGCCGCGCGCTAACACTGTATGGCCTGCGCCCGGTGAGGGTCACGGCCGCGATTCCCAGCCCCAGCCCGGAGCCGGTGGACGCGCGGCCGGTCCTGCGCTGGCACCCCCTGCGCGGCGAGTGGGTGATGTACGCTGCCCACCGCCTGAACCGCACCTTTCTGCCGCCGCCCGAATACAACCCGCTGGCCCCCACCACCGACCCTGAGCATCCGACCGAGCTGCCCACCGGCGAGTACGACATCGCGGTGTTTGACAACCGCTTTCCCAGCCTCAGCCTGGGGGCACCGGACCCCGAAGGCGGCCCGGCGCAGACCCGCGCGGGGGTGGGCGCGTGCGAGGTCGTGGTGTTCAGCCAGGACGCCCGGGGCCGCTTGGCCGATCTGAGTGAAGCGCAGCTGGACCTGCTGCTCTCGGTGTGGGCGGACCGCACCACGCGCCTGGGCGCCACCGGGCGCATCCAGAGCGTGCTGTGCTTTGAAAACCGGGGCGTGGAGGTGGGGGTCACCCTGCACCACCCGCACGGGCAGATCTACGCCTACGACCATCTCCCGCCTGTGCAGGCGCGCATGCTGGCGCAGGCCGAGGCCTACCACGCCGAGCACGGCCGCCCCTGGCTGGCCGACTTTGTGGCCCAGGAGCGGGAGAGCCGCGAGCGGGTGGTGCTGGACGGCGGCGCGGCCCTGAGCGTGGTGCCGCCCTTTGCGCGCTATTCCTTTGAAACCTGGATTGTGCCCGTGCGGCCCGTGAGCCTGCTGGCCGACCTCACGGCCCCCGAGCGCGCGGCCTTCGCGCGGGTGCTCAAAGACACCCTGCTGCGGCTGGACGGCCTGTTCGGGGTGCGCATGCCCTACCTGCTCACCGTGCATCAGGCGCCGCTGGATGGGCCGCATCCAGCCTTTCCACTGCACATCGAACTGTACCCGTACCTGCGCGCGCCGGGCCGCATGAAGTATCTGGCCGGCACCGAGCAGGGCGCGGGTGAATTTGCCAACGACAAATTTCCCGAAACCGCCGCCGCCGAACTGCGCGCGGTGAACCCCGACGCTGGAGCCGCCCTATGA
- a CDS encoding glycoside hydrolase family 36 protein, whose amino-acid sequence MREWILNVNPAEVRVLVSGFQSWSEAELRPLTDSQAVPLMRWRHEQGHDPGFLPSGQAGVWRSHTMLALVRPDGSGWVGMAGEATQTFIQWEARAQGDHVTVTCTLEGPDVPLHWEDTRDVIATLEARAADLGQAMHARTPAPLRVWCSWYSYYRAVTLEAMLDNARRARAAGLPFDVFQLDDGFQADLGDWTEPSAHFGGHARDLPAPLQALGYTPGLWLAPFLASPTSRLFAEHPDWMLRGEGGQPLPVGHNWGGPYYTLDTTHPEVLAWLRELAATARGWGYTYLKLDFLYGAALPGVRHDPRVGRAQAYRMGLQALRDGAGPDAFLLGCGAPLAQSIGLVDAMRTGPDVAPFWDEESRRVWLGDATGPSARNALHTALSRWYQHPWYQPDPDVAICRRELSLLGHDEREAVAGMLDVVGGLRASSDPIELLDDAGLALLRRCLDVSTPDRPVTLSQSFGGATTHFSRGTFNLTDTTAAGVRPHSYREGSHG is encoded by the coding sequence ATGCGTGAATGGATCCTGAACGTGAACCCCGCCGAAGTGCGCGTGCTGGTGAGCGGTTTTCAGTCGTGGAGCGAGGCCGAACTGCGGCCCCTCACGGACAGCCAGGCCGTGCCCCTGATGCGCTGGCGCCACGAACAGGGCCACGACCCCGGCTTTCTGCCCAGCGGTCAGGCGGGCGTGTGGCGCAGCCACACCATGCTGGCGCTGGTGCGCCCGGACGGCAGCGGCTGGGTGGGCATGGCCGGGGAAGCCACCCAGACCTTCATTCAATGGGAGGCGCGCGCGCAGGGCGACCACGTGACCGTCACCTGCACCCTGGAAGGCCCCGACGTTCCCCTGCACTGGGAGGACACCCGGGATGTGATTGCCACCCTCGAAGCGCGCGCCGCCGACCTGGGACAGGCCATGCACGCGCGCACGCCCGCGCCGCTGCGGGTGTGGTGCTCGTGGTACTCGTACTACCGCGCCGTCACCCTGGAGGCCATGCTGGACAACGCCCGCCGGGCCAGGGCGGCGGGACTGCCCTTCGACGTGTTTCAGCTGGACGACGGCTTTCAGGCCGACCTGGGCGACTGGACCGAGCCCAGCGCGCACTTCGGCGGCCACGCCCGCGACCTGCCCGCCCCCCTGCAGGCCCTGGGCTACACCCCGGGCCTGTGGCTGGCGCCGTTTCTGGCCTCGCCCACCTCGCGCCTGTTTGCCGAGCACCCGGACTGGATGCTGCGCGGCGAAGGCGGCCAGCCGCTGCCGGTGGGCCACAACTGGGGCGGGCCGTATTACACCCTGGACACCACTCACCCCGAGGTGCTGGCGTGGCTGCGCGAGCTGGCGGCCACCGCGCGCGGCTGGGGCTACACCTACCTGAAGCTGGATTTCCTGTACGGCGCGGCGCTGCCCGGCGTGCGGCACGACCCCAGGGTGGGGCGCGCGCAGGCCTACCGCATGGGGCTGCAGGCCCTGCGCGACGGTGCCGGCCCGGACGCCTTCCTGCTGGGCTGCGGCGCCCCACTGGCCCAGAGCATTGGCCTGGTGGACGCCATGCGTACCGGCCCCGACGTGGCGCCCTTCTGGGACGAGGAGTCGCGCCGCGTGTGGCTGGGCGACGCCACCGGCCCCAGCGCCCGCAACGCGCTGCACACGGCGCTGTCGCGCTGGTACCAGCACCCCTGGTATCAGCCCGACCCGGACGTGGCGATCTGCCGCCGCGAACTCAGCCTGCTGGGCCACGACGAGCGGGAAGCCGTGGCCGGGATGCTGGACGTGGTGGGCGGCCTGCGCGCCAGCAGCGATCCCATTGAGCTGCTGGACGACGCGGGGCTGGCCCTGCTGCGCCGCTGCCTCGACGTGAGCACGCCGGACCGCCCGGTCACGCTTTCTCAGAGTTTTGGTGGGGCCACCACTCATTTTTCGCGCGGCACCTTTAACCTAACCGACACCACGGCGGCTGGGGTGCGGCCACACTCGTACCGTGAAGGCTCACATGGCTGA